The Bubalus bubalis isolate 160015118507 breed Murrah chromosome 16, NDDB_SH_1, whole genome shotgun sequence genome window below encodes:
- the LOC102396589 gene encoding interferon-induced very large GTPase 1 translates to MEDTERQLNIKGALSYRKNLPDRELVRHASGGLALEGIYKTSDQGSLIKKKEELLCVPKDFVLRGPEQGTRMEMKEFTSSQEESKFTQTVEKLGFSVSALAKCGGWGISLEAGMDQSMHSESKKTQQSHSTHSYFCSIKFIYIPLASFYFPIDQLQLSNAALQELKYIENLLSQSEDSDKLRLLRHRAEAFFQRYGSHANQGPLHLGGIYWWKAISEGFQKEQLAEVKQQAAEALNILIRGSYSGFGVNIGAGLDMSDSHSKKASQKSTFQNLQTEVQLSVAQTGGPPEANGFFDWKAGLVANNQTWCVIDRGLQLVPVWDIVLSSHSRDFKDPHKLANCLKAHYTVLNELTAQIQEGELLSIEKEARIFLEDVKSWKVFDPEEQLKRLINFMQRLSQKTGSYTTWTNICLKDRGLQNFLVNTVNFCKKSPIYGTTFIKSQLSRLLDPHIYIVTNFPQAHSIMEWIFQSEPKEDNVQITQFSELIEIFKKAQKGLREVKANSESTELVEEAQRKLTYEVSLSLGCFLKYLRETGKTDTHILLLLIASGAGYHVVDNIFQYLLGHDEIDFLLEKTQTAPNKYQELKNICNYRAQAFLVLTGLTATAGIKAVSQEVKTQRLALIKQHMGQSLTKEVVHVLTNHGDNDWQNLDKDLRLLIDGKYEATVSSLQVEEVIKELQSVFHEKKEPHETHDNEKKKKEVIENGAFQDLLQRLGLEYYYPRKMSRANFQLIHKTSVYNTQPCSERELPFYFLQKLLMLDCGLRYLIIKHEEYTENQVYSSTSNQEKEAFDPCEDLLEETVHPTKPSAATNVRPYVHPMDVQMAILHCADDFARQYILDKLSMCQFALPLLTPNPCNAQIEFSLWSLRQLRRSWQQLGKSINEEKDNYTNQQMCCVSAPIVSFIRVGTGFSASKSQIMNRLLSERKHDVFFHRHCKGSSRYCLLMGGVVEVTWFCPGGGEQDRFDNCLTFTNLHGDAKEHEKQLTFLKEVSSIIVILMSISDHNKGNRKIVSDMCQSSKPLIFLLDDKGKVTVDNSGPRVRIGIRNRNEAELIGELTTTIKRLLKLSNAALSLENCAQVARKQGMLIDEDQKDCKEAKEKAEGLMTLLREMEIPQVKENLLPLQGKLWQLWCKKDKELYHLREKGNCSIEQHKSETETEKQMIRHEQFRKAFPLNALMRSVLEILQNHSETHTKLYFLQWLNVALDKLTAGHLENLNEKKKVLVQKEKQEGPKCSSLKDWQKEIEAISRQINDCSLGIEHFLREAGQIYEALEEASPAKDTLFLSLPHIAADLMISGVPIELMDGDVSYVPLRWVAAVFDKLSENLGNKRLFVLSVLGLQSSGKSTLLNALFGLQFTVSAGRCTRGAYMQLLKVEETFTAELGFDFVLVVDTEGLRAPELSNKSQNHDNELATFVIGLGNLTLINIMGGNPSEMQDILQIVIQASLRMKQVKISPSCLFVHQNVGEVTAKDQIMEGRRRLEERLDEMAAIAAAEEQCSDVTCFSDVIKFDANTHVYYFAHLWDGNPPMAPPNPRYSHNVQELKSRILVTAQRESRGSIMKISDVKSRVQDLWRALLNENFIFSFRNTQEVMAMSKLETMYNSWTWELRSHVQRLQDELISQIQNGKIQTLEPYTLEAPVTEIYVAIKQKLEKYFNEDPDSKVLVQWKGNFENKLIALKQALILEGQRKANELISFEKYKEKLYNKKSGYEKELLEKSRNLALLLNGTEFSEEELHARFNSLWEKWVWDVSSSLPPATDPEIDVDSENILLEYFKKEKDMVSILMNYSGEKFEINYDKHVKMNRNSWGLTTMTIETQDIHSINMTTDCIISKVNETVNKICQQKHDYNPTYFYEILRIIHEEVMSAPTQKRYTFTKKYEIDLSLCLFQRASVKFKEMHKAFKRVNDPVHYLQCKKDGFFMSFKISCQGASSIKRFVDFLWKKLTPAVSSTIRKNMALKIAGDIRSTCRAFNENRANLEKHILISLAEEENFDNYWQYLNNPESFLKNYIENHVKRYFSDRRSKKIKTFLQMSLDDIKNAILSAMHASTAIAKDKSSTVSGWLDLFCDHLGSTLIFPRKDLISIEHQEIKDIEFIKEAMGKALDPEMKKVEQNCLSRFVEEMIPEIQKMLSEHLCGCWKQCPFCKAICTNTIPTHEGDHSAPFHRPLILSGRLWYQTDHLIINNCTSLLASDRNFALNDGRRIPFKTYREAGGEYATWSITPDTSTQPYWKWFVCHFRSKLEEKYHKRFINESEIPDAWKKITKQDVLDDLKKINTQ, encoded by the coding sequence ATGGAAGACACGGAGAGACAACTCAACATAAAGGGGGCACTGTCCTACAGGAAAAATCTCCCAGATAGAGAACTGGTGAGACATGCATCTGGAGGACTAGCCCTAGAGGGAATTTACAAAACCAGTGACCAAGGGTCTCttataaagaagaaagaggagctaCTCTGTGTCCCCAAGGACTTTGTACTCCGTGGCCCTGAGCAGGGTACACGGATGGAAATGAAGGAATTTACATCTTCTCAAGAAGAATCCAAGTTCACTCAGACTGTAGAGAAGCTGGGCTTCAGCGTATCAGCCTTAGCAAAGTGTGGAGGTTGGGGAATTAGCCTGGAAGCTGGTATGGATCAGAGCATGCATTCAGAATCCAAGAAAACACAACAGTCACATTCTACACACTCCTATTTCTGCTCAATCAAGTTCATCTATATCCCACTGGCCTCCTTCTACTTTCCCATTGACCAGCTCCAACTTTCCAATGCTGCTCTCCAGGaattaaaatacattgaaaaccTTCTGAGTCAGTCAGAAGACTCAGACAAACTACGCTTGCTGAGGCATAGGGCTGAAGCCTTCTTCCAGAGGTATGGGTCTCATGCTAACCAGGGCCCTCTGCACCTGGGAGGAATCTACTGGTGGAAAGCCATTTCAGAGGGTTTCCAAAAAGAGCAGCTGGCAGAAGTGAAGCAGCAAGCAGCAGAGGCCCTGAATATTCTCATAAGGGGCAGTTACAGTGGCTTTGGAGTGAACATTGGTGCAGGTCTGGATATGTCAGACTCTCATTCGAAAAAAGCCTCTCAGAAATCAACCTTCCAAAATCTCCAAACTGAAGTTCAGTTATCTGTGGCCCAGACAGGTGGCCCACCAGAAGCAAATGGCTTTTTTGACTGGAAAGCTGGTCTAGTTGCCAATAATCAAACCTGGTGTGTCATTGACCGTGGACTTCAGCTGGTACCTGTTTGGGACATTGTTCTCTCTAGCCACAGTCGTGATTTTAAGGATCCTCATAAATTAGCTAACTGCCTGAAAGCCCACTATACTGTTCTGAATGAACTCACTGCCCAGATCCAGGAGGGAGAATTACTGAGTATTGAGAAGGAGGCTAGGATTTTCCTAGAGGATGTGAAATCCTGGAAAGTTTTTGATCCTGAAGAACAGCTTAAAAGGCTgataaatttcatgcaaagattgagTCAAAAAACTGGAAGTTATACCACTTGGACTAATATATGCCTAAAAGACAGGGGTCTGCAGAATTTTCTGGTAAACACGGTAAACTTTTGCAAAAAATCTCCCATTTATGGAACTACATTTATTAAATCTCAGTTGAGCCGTCTTTTGGATCCTCACATCTATATAGTAACAAACTTTCCTCAGGCTCATTCCATTATGGAGTGGATATTTCAGTCAGAACCAAAGGAAGACAATGTCCAGATCACCCAATTTTCTGAgttaattgaaatatttaaaaaagcacAGAAGGGTCTTAGGGAAGTAAAGGCGAACTCTGAATCTACAGAGTTGGTAGAGGAAGCTCAAAGGAAGCTGACTTATGAGGTCAGTTTGTCTCTAGGTTGTTTCTTGAAATACCTCCGAGAAACAgggaagacagacacacacattttgtTACTTTTGATAGCATCTGGTGCAGGATATCATGTGGTTGACAATATATTTCAGTATCTCCTGGGGCATGATGAGATAGACTTCCTATTGGAGAAAACGCAAACTGCACCAAATAAATACCAAGAgctcaaaaatatttgcaactacaGGGCTCAGGCATTCCTGGTGCTCACAGGTCTGACAGCAACAGCGGGTATCAAAGCTGTTTCTCAGGAGGTGAAAACACAACGCTTGGCATTGATCAAACAACACATGGGACAATCTTTGACTAAAGAAGTTGTACATGTCCTCACCAATCATGGAGATAATGATTGGCAAAACCTAGACAAAGACTTGAGACTGCTCATTGATGGGAAATATGAGGCTACTGTCTCTTCATTGCAAGTGGAGGAGGTGATAAAAGAATTGCAAAGTGTCTTCCATGAAAAGAAAGAGCCCCACGAAACACatgataatgaaaagaaaaagaaggaagtcataGAAAATGGAGCCTTTCAAGACTTACTCCAGCGTCTAGGCCTAGAATATTACTACCCAAGAAAAATGAGCAGAGCTAACTTCCAACTGATCCACAAGACTTCTGTGTACAACACCCAGCCCTGCTCTGAAAGAGAACTTCCCTTCTATTTCCTACAGAAGCTATTGATGCTGGATTGTGGGCTGAGATACCTGATCATCAAACatgaagaatacacagagaaccaAGTCTATTCAAGCACCTCAAATCAAGAAAAGGAGGCTTTTGATCCATGTGAAGATCTACTTGAAGAAACTGTTCATCCTACTAAGCCTTCAGCAGCCACTAATGTCAGACCCTATGTTCACCCTATGGATGTTCAGATGGCAATTCTTCACTGTGCAGATGATTTTGCCAGACAGTATATTTTGGACAAACTTTCCATGTGTCAGTTTGCCCTCCCCCTTCTCACACCTAATCCTTGCAATGCTCAAATTGAATTCTCTCTCTGGTCTCTCAGACAACTTCGAAGGAGCTGGCAGCAACTAGGGAAATCAATAAATGAGGAGAAGGACAATTACACGAATCAACAGATGTGTTGTGTTTCTGCCCCCATTGTGTCCTTTATTAGAGTTGGAACTGGCTTCTCTGCTTCCAAATCACAGATCATGAACCGTCTTCTCAGTGAACGCAAACATGATGTCTTTTTTCACCGACATTGCAAAGGCAGCAGCAGATACTGTCTCTTGATGGGAGGAGTGGTGGAAGTCACCTGGTTCTGTCCTGGGGGGGGAGAGCAGGACAGATTTGACAACTGCTTGACCTTTACCAATCTTCATGGAGATGCAAAGGAACATGAGAAGCAACTCACCTTTTTGAAGGAAGTTTCTTCCATAATTGTGATCCTGATGTCAATTTCTGATCACAATAAAGGAAACCGAAAAATAGTCAGTGACATGTGTCAGTCATCAAAACCTTTAATCTTTTTGCTTGATGATAAAGGAAAAGTCACAGTCGATAATTCTGGCCCAAGAGTGAGAATTGGGATCAGGAACAGAAATGAGGCAGAATTAATAGGGGAGCTCACAACTACAATCAAACGTTTGCTGAAGCTCTCTAACGCTGCACTCAGCTTGGAGAACTGTGCCCAAGTTGCTCGCAAGCAAGGAATGCTTATTGATGAAGACCAGAAAGATTGCAAGGAAgccaaagaaaaggcagagggccTAATGACCCTactgagagaaatggaaatacctCAGGTCAAGGAAAACTTACTACCTCTTCAGGGAAAACTGTGGCAACTTTGGTGTAAAAAGGACAAAGAACTCTATCATCTGAGAGAAAAGGGGAATTGCAGCATTGAACAACACAAAAGTGAGactgagacagaaaaacaaatgataagACATGAACAGTTCAGAAAAGCCTTTCCTCTCAATGCTTTAATGCgttctgtccttgaaattctccaaaaTCATTCAGAAACTCACACCAAACTCTACTTCCTCCAATGGCTGAATGTAGCTTTGGACAAACTGACTGCAGGACACTTGGAAAatctaaatgagaagaaaaaggtattggttcaaaaagaaaagcaagagggcCCAAAGTGTAGCTCTCTGAAAGACTGGCAAAAAGAGATAGAAGCTATTTCCAGACAGATTAATGACTGTTCCTTGGGAATTGAGCACTTTCTCAGAGAAGCTGGCCAGATCTATGAAGCTCTGGAAGAAGCTTCACCCGCGAAAGATACCctatttctctcccttccccacattGCTGCAGATCTGATGATATCTGGTGTTCCCATTGAGCTGATGGATGGGGATGTTTCATATGTGCCCCTGAGGTGGGTGGCAGCTGTTTTTGACAAGCTCTCTGAGAACCTTGGAAACAAGCGGCTCTTTGTTCTCTCTGTCCTCGGCCTGCAGAGCTCAGGGAAGTCCACCCTGCTGAATGCCCTTTTTGGGCTGCAGTTCACTGTCAGTGCTGGGAGGTGTACCCGGGGGGCCTACATGCAGCTTCTGAAAGTGGAGGAGACATTCACAGCTGAACTTGGCTTTGACTTTGTGCTTgttgtggacacagagggactTCGAGCCCCAGAACTCAGCAACAAGTCCCAGAATCATGACAATGAGTTGGCAACCTTTGTCATCGGACTTGGAAACTTGACTCTGATCAATATTATGGGGGGAAATCCATCAGAAATGCAAGATATTCTACAAATAGTTATCCAAGCTTCTCTGAGAATGAAACAAGTGAAAATCTCTCCCAGTTGCCTCTTTGTCCATCAGAATGTGGGGGAAGTTACAGCTAAAGACCAAATTATGGAAGGAAGAAGGCGGCTTGAGGAGAGATTGGATGAAATGGCAGCAATAGCAGCTGCAGAGGAGCAGTGCTCCGATGTAACCTGCTTTAGTGATGTCATTAAGTTTGACGCCAATACCCACGTCTACTACTTTGCTCACCTCTGGGATGGCAATCCCCCAATGGCCCCTCCCAATCCTCGCTACAGCCACAATGTTcaggaactaaaaagcagaaTTCTTGTGACTGCCCAACGGGAATCTAGGGGAAGCATCATGAAGATATCAGATGTAAAATCCCGAGTTCAAGATTTGTGGAGAGCCCTACTGAATGAGAACTTTATTTTCAGCTTTAGGAACACTCAAGAAGTCATGGCCATGAGCAAACTGGAAACCATGTATAACTCCTGGACATGGGAGCTGAGGAGTCATGTGCAGAGATTACAGGACGAGCTGATTAGCCAGATTCAGAATGGAAAAATCCAGACACTTGAACCATATACCCTGGAGGCTCCAGTTACAGAGATATATGTAGCCATCAagcaaaaacttgaaaaatattttaatgaagacCCGGATAGTAAAGTACTGGTTCAGTggaaaggaaattttgaaaataaactaatAGCCCTTAAACAGGCACTAATTTTAGAAGGCCAGAGAAAAGCCAATGAACTgattagttttgaaaaatataaagaaaaactgtATAACAAAAAGTCAGGTTATGAAAAGGAATTATTGGAAAAAAGCCGGAATTTGGCTTTATTGCTGAATGGCACCGAATTCAGCGAGGAAGAGCTCCATGCGAGATTCAACTCACTTTGGGAAAAATGGGTCTGGGATGTGTCCTCAAGTCTCCCTCCAGCCACAGACCCTGAAATTGACGTGGATTCTGAAAACATCCTTTTGGaatatttcaaaaaggaaaaagacatggTAAGCATACTGATGAATTATTCTGGAGAAAAGTTTGAAATCAACTATGACAAACATGTTAAGATGAACAGGAATTCTTGGGGACTCACTACAATGACAATAGAGACCCAGGATATACACTCCATAAATATGACTACTGACTGCATTATTTCAAAAGTTAATGAAACTGTTAACAAAATATGTCAGCAAAAGCATGATTACAATCCAACTTATTTCTATGAAATCCTGAGAATAATACATGAGGAGGTGATGTCTGCACCCACTCAGAAAAGATAcacatttacaaaaaaatatgaaatagacTTATCATTGTGTTTATTCCAAAGAGCATCAGTGAAGTTTAAGGAGATGCACAAGGCATTCAAGAGGGTAAATGATCCTGTACActatctgcaatgcaagaaaGATGGTTTCTTCATGAGCTTTAAGATCTCTTGTCAAGGAGCATCTTCAATTAAAAGGTTTGTTGATTTTCTATGGAAGAAACTCACACCTGCTGTCTCCAGCACCATAAGGAAAAACATGGCCCTCAAAATTGCTGGGGACATTCGATCCACCTGCCGGGCATTCAATGAAAACAGAGCTAACCTGGAGAAACACATTCTCATCTCTCTGGcagaagaagaaaattttgatAACTACTGGCAGTATCTTAATAATCCAGAATCATTTTTGAAGAATTACATTGAAAACCatgttaaaagatatttttctgacagaagaagtaaaaaaataaagacttttctaCAAATGAGTTTAGATGACATCAAGAATGCCATCCTCTCAGCTATGCATGCATCTACAGCAATAGCTAAAGATAAAAGCAGCACAGTGTCTGGGTGGTTAGATTTGTTCTGTGATCACCTGGGGAGTACCTTGATCTTTCCACGAAAAGACTTGATAAGCATTGAACACCAGGAGATAAAAGATATCGAGTTTATCAAAGAGGCCATGGGTAAAGCTTTGGATCCTGAAATGAAGAAGGTAGAACAGAACTGTTTGTCTAGATTTGTAGAAGAAATGATTCCTGAAATCCAGAAAATGCTCTCTGAACATCTCTGTGGCTGCTGGAAACAGTGTcccttctgtaaagcaatttgtACGAACACAATCCCTACCCATGAAGGAGACCACAGTGCTCCCTTCCACCGTCCACTAATTCTCAGTGGAAGGTTGTGGTATCAAACAGATCATCTTATCATTAATAACTGTACTAGTCTGTTAGCAAGTGATCGTAATTTTGCTTTGAATGATGGCAGGAGAATCCCATTTAAGACGTATCGAGAAGCAGGAGGGGAATATGCCACATGGAGCATCACCCCAGACACATCCACGCAGCCATACTGGAAATGGTTTGTCTGTCACTTCAGATCAAAGctagaagaaaaatatcacaaaagatttatcaatgaaagtgaaattccTGATGCCTGGAAGAAAATCACAAAGCAGGATGTGCTTGatgacttgaaaaaaattaatactcaATGA